From Rhodovibrio salinarum DSM 9154:
TTGATGACGACGCGCGGCCAGCCTCGATCGACCAAATCCGGCACGCGCAGACGCCGGAACGCTGGGTGCACGTAGTTTTCTGCTCCCTTGAAGCCGTAGATCAACCCAGCCCTTAAGACGCGCGCCACCAACGAACGATAGTACTTTCGAAAGATCGGGCGCGCTCCCGCAGCCTTCAGCATCCGGCAGTGACTTAGGCATTCCAGATGCCGGCGAGCCGCGGCGCAATTCATCTCGTCAGTCACAAAACCGTAGGAGAGATCCCGATCGATCGTGTCTGGTTCGTGACGGAGCAGCGTTGCCGGATGGCTATCCAGGATCGCACCAAGCCAGCTGGTGCCAGAACGCGGGGCGCCGATCACGAGAATGGGCGGGACAACAGTCATGGTGTCACACCCCGGCAGGCAGGCTCGCGGGCTCGCCATATGTCGGCGCCCCTGCGACCGCTGGCGGGAAAGCGATACCATATCGCTGGGTGAACCGTGCGACATCAGTCTGCAGCAGAGCAGCGATCGCGTCACGGTCCGCCGGCATCATCTCTGGGATGTCCCGGGTGACCATCGACTTAATCCGCGTATAGAGCGGTTCGGGGAGCAGCCGCCGGGCGCTATTGGCGATCGCTTGCGCGCCGCGGCGGGAGATTCCGCCACGGGGCAGGATGTGGGCGGCCCCACGAAGGCGGTAGCTCGCGTTCACGCGGTTGCTCGGCATCTCAAGCCCGGAGGCCTGTGGCAAGCCGATATGGCGGCACACCCGGTCGACGGTGCCCAGCGGGTCGGCGATCATCTCATCCATCCGCAGTACGAGGATAGCATCGTCGGGGAAAGCCCGCCGGTAGCATTCGAGTTGCCAAGCGTACCGGCTGGCATCGAGGTACCAGGGGTTGGTCAGGACAGCCTGCATGAACGGCCGAGATTCATCACCCGCCATCACTGCGTGCCAATAAGCGGAGTGCACTCGTTTCACGGGATCGCGGACCAGGTAAACGATCCTGGCATCTGGCCGGAGCGCGTGGATTCGCTCCGGAACCCCGACAAGCGGCCCCGCGGATCGCTCATCGCTGGGTGCAACGCTGTAGCTCACAGACGCGTCCAGTAGCACCTTTCCGATCTCGTCAGCCGGAAAGCAGTTTCGATACCAGGAAAGGCCGCGATCTTGATGACGGGTGAAAAAATCTGGTTCCTTCGGTTCAGCAACCGCGATTTGCGGATGCCGAGCAAGGCAGGTGGCAAAATAGGTGGTTGCACACTTTTGAGCCCCGATCAGGAAAAGGGCTGGCGGGAACGACGCAAATGACACGTCGCCACGCGATGATTGGTTGATCTGGGTCATAAGCGAGGCGTCCTAATATACGGTTCGCGGATGGCGATGCGTCGAGCGGCGGTTGACCCGAAAAAGGCCAAGCCAAGTTCAGGAGACGACAATCTTGTCGTCGCAACTTGGGTTCGATACGCCCATCGCCAACAACAGTGCCTAAGCGACCTTAGAGCGGCCATATCACGGTTGGCTGATCAGGCGTGCGCAAAAGGAGTAGTGCCGACGATTGCCAACTCGCGCCCTGAACAAAGCAAACCTCCCTCCAGCCGCCACTGGTTGGAGGGAGGTTGCCATCGCTTGGCCCGTCACTGCGACGGCGGGCTGCTAATCAGACATTGTCATAGACCAACATGTCGCTCGGGCTGGAGACGCCCAGCAACTGGAACTGGCCGTCCTCGTAGACGCCATCGTCAAACCGCAGCGCCTCGACATTGGCGAGCTTATCCTGGCCCTCGTCGCTCATAAGAGCCTTCACCCGAAATTCGCCGTTGCGCTCCTCGATCTGATAGTCCGCATAGGATTCTTCAAAATACGCGATGTCGTAACCCGCGCCCCCA
This genomic window contains:
- a CDS encoding sulfotransferase family protein, with amino-acid sequence MTQINQSSRGDVSFASFPPALFLIGAQKCATTYFATCLARHPQIAVAEPKEPDFFTRHQDRGLSWYRNCFPADEIGKVLLDASVSYSVAPSDERSAGPLVGVPERIHALRPDARIVYLVRDPVKRVHSAYWHAVMAGDESRPFMQAVLTNPWYLDASRYAWQLECYRRAFPDDAILVLRMDEMIADPLGTVDRVCRHIGLPQASGLEMPSNRVNASYRLRGAAHILPRGGISRRGAQAIANSARRLLPEPLYTRIKSMVTRDIPEMMPADRDAIAALLQTDVARFTQRYGIAFPPAVAGAPTYGEPASLPAGV